One Microbacterium marinum genomic window carries:
- a CDS encoding arsenate reductase ArsC produces MTDTKPSVLFVCVHNAGRSQMAAGFLRDIAGDRIEVRSAGSMPADQINPTAVEAMAELGIDITAEQPKVLTTEAVRASDVVITMGCGDACPFFPGKRYEDWKLDDPAGQGIDAVRPIRDDIRTRIEQLVSELV; encoded by the coding sequence ATGACCGACACCAAGCCCTCCGTCCTCTTCGTTTGCGTCCACAACGCCGGCCGCTCACAGATGGCCGCGGGATTCCTCCGCGACATCGCCGGCGACCGCATCGAGGTCCGCTCCGCCGGGTCAATGCCCGCCGACCAGATCAACCCCACCGCGGTCGAGGCGATGGCGGAGCTCGGCATCGACATCACCGCTGAACAGCCCAAGGTCCTCACGACCGAGGCCGTGCGGGCCTCCGACGTCGTCATCACCATGGGCTGCGGAGACGCGTGTCCCTTCTTCCCGGGCAAGCGTTACGAGGACTGGAAGCTCGACGATCCCGCCGGGCAGGGCATTGACGCGGTGCGTCCGATCCGCGATGACATCCGCACGCGTATCGAGCAGCTCGTGAGCGAGCTCGTCTGA
- a CDS encoding NUDIX domain-containing protein: MPISPYLKSLRERVGNDLLLLPAVSAVIRNDVGEVLLARSYGDDEWALIGGGLEPGEEPAAAILREIREELGVEAEVSQIVGAYGGEGMFITYPNGDRCAYVTTAYACQLVSEALTIEEDELREVAWFTPDEVSGLDTQPWVARILTDAGIAT, from the coding sequence ATGCCAATCTCGCCCTACCTAAAGTCGCTGCGCGAGCGTGTCGGTAACGACCTACTCCTTCTCCCCGCGGTGTCAGCAGTGATCCGCAATGACGTCGGGGAGGTTCTGCTCGCGCGGTCGTACGGTGACGATGAGTGGGCTCTCATCGGCGGGGGCTTGGAGCCTGGTGAAGAGCCGGCCGCCGCGATCCTCCGAGAGATCCGTGAAGAACTCGGTGTCGAGGCAGAGGTTTCGCAGATCGTCGGGGCGTACGGAGGCGAAGGCATGTTTATCACCTACCCGAACGGTGATCGCTGTGCGTACGTGACGACTGCGTACGCATGTCAGCTCGTGTCAGAGGCGTTGACCATCGAAGAAGATGAGCTGCGTGAAGTGGCCTGGTTCACGCCCGACGAGGTATCCGGACTCGACACACAACCTTGGGTAGCGCGCATCCTGACGGATGCCGGCATCGCCACCTGA
- the trxB gene encoding thioredoxin-disulfide reductase, which produces MSIQEVELVIVGSGPSGYTAAVYAARAGLAPVVIAGSVTAGGALMTTTEVENFPGFVDGIQGPDLMDTMRRQAERFGARILLDDAIRVDLESDTKVIETGAGQTFHARAVILTMGSAYRKLGLPDEERLSGHGVSWCATCDGFFFRDQDIVVVGGGDSAMEEALFLTRFARKVTVVHRRDSFRASKIMAQRVLEHPKIDVAWSSEITALQGEEKVRGVRLRDTVSGAERDLPVSGVFVAIGHDPRSELVTGQVATDADGYVLVEHPSTRTSLTGVFAAGDLVDHTYRQAITAAGTGCAAAQDAQHYLAALDVPALAEAFA; this is translated from the coding sequence ATGTCGATTCAAGAGGTTGAGCTGGTCATCGTCGGGTCGGGCCCTTCGGGCTACACGGCGGCGGTGTACGCGGCGCGGGCCGGGCTCGCCCCCGTTGTCATCGCGGGTTCTGTCACCGCGGGCGGTGCGCTTATGACGACTACGGAGGTGGAGAACTTCCCCGGATTCGTCGATGGCATCCAGGGCCCTGATCTGATGGACACGATGCGCCGACAGGCCGAACGCTTCGGCGCCCGCATCCTCCTCGACGACGCGATCCGCGTTGATCTCGAATCCGACACGAAAGTCATCGAGACGGGCGCCGGGCAGACTTTCCATGCTCGCGCGGTGATCCTCACCATGGGCTCGGCGTACCGGAAGCTGGGGCTTCCCGACGAGGAGCGCTTGTCGGGTCATGGCGTGTCGTGGTGTGCGACGTGCGATGGTTTCTTCTTCCGGGACCAGGACATCGTCGTGGTCGGCGGCGGTGATTCGGCCATGGAGGAGGCCCTGTTCCTGACGCGGTTCGCGCGGAAGGTGACCGTTGTTCACCGCCGGGACTCGTTCCGGGCGTCGAAGATCATGGCGCAACGGGTGCTTGAGCACCCGAAGATCGACGTCGCGTGGAGCAGCGAGATCACGGCGTTGCAGGGGGAAGAGAAGGTGCGCGGCGTTCGCCTGCGGGACACCGTCTCCGGTGCTGAGCGTGACCTCCCCGTGTCGGGTGTGTTCGTTGCTATCGGTCACGACCCTCGCTCCGAACTCGTCACCGGCCAGGTCGCCACCGATGCCGATGGTTACGTGCTGGTGGAGCACCCGTCCACGCGCACCTCGCTCACCGGGGTGTTCGCCGCCGGCGACCTCGTCGACCACACCTACCGGCAGGCGATCACCGCTGCCGGGACCGGATGCGCCGCAGCACAGGACGCGCAGCACTACCTCGCCGCCCTCGATGTTCCCGCCCTGGCGGAGGCTTTCGCGTGA
- a CDS encoding FAD-dependent oxidoreductase: MEDVLPVAVIGAGPQGLAAAAHLVERSVPVVVLEAGSSPAAAVAEWGHVRLFSEWPELIDAAGARLLDGSGWQAPTTGYPTGAQWIEKYLAPLAAALGDRVHFGARVTGVSRLGRDRLVDAGRGDQPFTVHVSPAQGEEYRLQARAVIDASGTWSTPNPAGADGLPAIGEAASADLLSYRIPDFRDRAGFAGKHTVVIGSGHSAVTAVLALARMARRDPSTTVTWALRRATAGNTFGGGDADELPARGALGIKAKEHVDAGLVSLLTGFRVERVTRDRERPVLVAEDGRTLTADRVVVLTGFRPDLSFLSELRLELDPTLQAPVRIAAEVDPNVHSCGSVAATGAADLAQPEPGFYLVGAKSYGRAPTFLALTGYEQVRSVAAEIAGDREAARRVELVLPDTGVCGGAGLFDASGASLGGACCAPPVLQIGRAPAPA, from the coding sequence GTGGAAGACGTCTTGCCGGTGGCTGTGATCGGCGCGGGCCCCCAGGGTCTTGCCGCGGCCGCGCATTTGGTCGAGCGAAGTGTGCCCGTTGTGGTGCTTGAGGCTGGCAGTTCTCCCGCGGCTGCGGTTGCGGAATGGGGGCACGTGCGGCTGTTCTCCGAGTGGCCTGAGCTGATTGATGCGGCGGGCGCTCGTCTCCTCGACGGCTCGGGGTGGCAGGCTCCGACGACGGGGTACCCCACTGGGGCGCAGTGGATCGAGAAATACCTCGCGCCCCTGGCTGCTGCCCTGGGTGATCGCGTCCACTTCGGTGCCCGGGTGACGGGAGTTTCGCGGCTCGGACGGGACCGCCTTGTTGATGCTGGCCGCGGGGATCAGCCGTTTACCGTTCACGTCTCGCCCGCCCAAGGGGAGGAGTACCGGCTGCAAGCCCGAGCTGTGATTGACGCATCCGGCACCTGGTCGACCCCCAACCCCGCGGGGGCTGACGGGCTCCCCGCCATCGGTGAGGCGGCATCCGCGGACCTGCTCTCGTACCGCATCCCCGACTTTCGTGACCGTGCTGGTTTCGCCGGCAAGCACACCGTTGTCATCGGTTCGGGGCACTCGGCCGTGACGGCCGTGCTGGCCCTTGCCCGCATGGCTCGCCGGGACCCGTCGACGACGGTGACCTGGGCGCTACGCCGAGCCACCGCCGGGAACACCTTCGGTGGGGGCGACGCTGACGAGCTGCCCGCACGCGGCGCGCTGGGGATCAAAGCGAAAGAGCACGTCGACGCCGGCCTGGTATCCCTCCTCACCGGGTTCCGGGTCGAACGCGTGACCCGTGACCGTGAGCGCCCCGTCCTGGTCGCGGAGGACGGTCGCACTCTCACAGCCGATCGGGTGGTGGTGCTCACTGGCTTCCGCCCCGACCTGTCGTTCCTCTCCGAGCTGCGGTTGGAGCTGGACCCGACGTTGCAGGCGCCGGTTCGGATCGCCGCGGAGGTCGATCCGAACGTCCACTCCTGCGGGTCCGTCGCCGCGACCGGCGCCGCCGACCTCGCGCAGCCCGAACCTGGCTTCTACCTCGTCGGGGCGAAGTCCTACGGCCGTGCGCCGACATTCCTCGCGCTCACCGGATACGAGCAAGTCCGCAGCGTTGCAGCTGAAATTGCGGGCGACCGCGAAGCCGCCCGCCGCGTCGAGCTCGTCCTCCCGGATACCGGTGTCTGCGGCGGCGCAGGGCTGTTTGATGCATCCGGGGCGTCGCTCGGCGGGGCGTGCTGCGCGCCTCCTGTATTGCAGATCGGACGGGCGCCGGCGCCCGCTTAA
- a CDS encoding serine hydrolase domain-containing protein, producing MTTIDDLTDLDAATGNPFFSGVASIDVGDSRVYERAGGFANRAHRVPITPVTRLAIASGSKIFTALAVLRLVEEGTLTLDQPVRTVLGSDLPLIDDGVTIEHLLSHTSGIGDYIDESAGGEIDDYIMTLPVHTLTTAEAFLPMLDGREQVSAPGEEFAYNNSGYVVLAVVIERATGETFHDVVRRLVLDPAGLSLTDYDRSDYLTGDVALGYLDEDGGHRTNVLHLPVLGNGDGGAYTTTGDLHRFWRALVRGDIVSPETYRVLVAPRHHDEDEGKRFGLAVWLHEVADVLVLEGYDAGVSFVSSHDPAADATYTVIANSSEGAWPAASAMRGVLEARLGI from the coding sequence ATGACGACGATCGATGACCTGACCGACCTGGATGCCGCGACGGGGAACCCGTTCTTCAGCGGCGTCGCCTCGATCGACGTCGGCGATTCCCGCGTCTACGAACGGGCGGGTGGGTTCGCGAACCGTGCGCATCGCGTTCCGATCACCCCGGTAACGCGGCTGGCGATCGCCAGCGGCAGCAAGATCTTCACGGCGCTCGCCGTGCTCCGCCTCGTCGAGGAGGGCACGCTGACCCTCGACCAGCCGGTGCGGACAGTCCTCGGCTCCGATCTGCCGCTGATCGACGACGGCGTGACGATCGAGCACCTGCTGAGCCACACCTCGGGTATCGGCGATTACATCGACGAGTCCGCCGGCGGTGAGATCGACGACTACATCATGACGCTGCCGGTTCACACGCTGACCACTGCCGAGGCATTCCTGCCGATGCTCGACGGTCGCGAGCAGGTCTCTGCTCCCGGCGAGGAGTTCGCGTACAACAACAGCGGCTACGTCGTGCTCGCGGTGGTCATCGAGCGTGCGACGGGCGAGACATTCCACGATGTCGTGCGCCGGCTGGTGCTCGATCCGGCGGGTCTCAGCCTCACCGACTACGACCGCAGCGACTATCTGACCGGTGATGTCGCGCTGGGCTACCTCGACGAGGACGGCGGCCACCGCACCAACGTGCTGCACCTGCCGGTGCTCGGCAACGGTGACGGCGGCGCGTACACGACCACGGGCGATCTCCACCGGTTCTGGCGGGCGCTGGTGCGCGGCGACATCGTCTCGCCGGAGACATATCGCGTGCTCGTCGCGCCGCGTCATCACGACGAGGACGAGGGTAAGCGCTTCGGTCTCGCGGTGTGGCTGCATGAGGTCGCCGACGTGCTGGTTCTCGAGGGTTACGACGCGGGGGTGTCCTTCGTCTCGTCGCACGATCCGGCGGCCGACGCGACCTACACCGTCATCGCGAACTCGTCCGAGGGCGCGTGGCCCGCGGCCAGTGCGATGCGGGGCGTGCTGGAGGCGCGGCTCGGCATCTGA
- a CDS encoding ABC transporter ATP-binding protein, with protein MGTVHRSATTGRFVSKATTARWPGKTTTEPVGSGTSNSTTVHRSASSGRFVTESTAKRNPDGTISQRV; from the coding sequence ATGGGAACCGTTCACCGCTCCGCCACGACCGGCCGTTTCGTGTCGAAGGCAACCACCGCCCGCTGGCCCGGTAAGACCACCACCGAGCCTGTGGGCTCCGGCACCAGCAACTCGACCACGGTGCACCGTTCGGCCTCGTCCGGCCGGTTCGTGACCGAGTCGACTGCCAAGCGCAACCCGGATGGAACGATCAGCCAGCGCGTCTGA
- a CDS encoding ArsR/SmtB family transcription factor: MTAQFPLLAPAESETCCAPVTGAVISLEDAERTARTFKALGDPTRVRLLSLIAASADGEACICDLTEPVRLSQPTVSHHMKQLVDAGLVTREQRGRWAYYRVITRALDAASRALRA; the protein is encoded by the coding sequence ATGACTGCACAGTTCCCGCTCCTTGCTCCCGCGGAAAGCGAAACATGCTGCGCTCCTGTGACCGGGGCGGTCATATCGCTGGAAGACGCTGAGCGCACCGCCCGGACGTTCAAAGCACTCGGCGACCCTACGCGCGTACGCCTGCTGTCCTTGATCGCCGCATCCGCTGACGGGGAGGCGTGCATCTGCGATCTCACCGAGCCCGTCCGCCTATCGCAGCCGACCGTGTCACACCACATGAAGCAGCTCGTCGACGCCGGTCTCGTTACCCGCGAGCAGCGCGGCCGATGGGCCTACTACCGCGTCATCACCCGCGCTCTCGACGCCGCATCCCGCGCCCTCCGCGCATGA
- a CDS encoding ASCH domain-containing protein yields the protein MPANISSAALPLDRPAADRMWEAYRAARPRAVAAGPDYTVEHFGDSARLADELLEIVLSGRKRATSELVDDFIARGDAVPRIGSHWIACDSTGEPRIVIRSVELRVGAFDSVDAEFAADEGEDDLSLESWQREHRRYWTRVAAARGAAWSEEDEIVFERFAVVWPPEHAD from the coding sequence ATGCCCGCGAACATCTCCTCCGCAGCTCTGCCGCTCGACCGTCCCGCTGCCGACCGCATGTGGGAGGCGTACCGCGCGGCGCGCCCGCGCGCGGTCGCGGCGGGACCCGACTACACCGTCGAACACTTCGGAGACTCGGCGCGCCTTGCGGACGAGCTGCTCGAGATCGTGCTTTCCGGGCGCAAGCGAGCGACCTCCGAACTGGTGGACGACTTCATCGCTCGGGGAGACGCCGTGCCGCGCATCGGTTCGCATTGGATCGCGTGTGACAGCACCGGCGAACCCCGCATCGTGATCCGCAGCGTCGAGCTGCGCGTCGGCGCTTTCGACTCCGTCGACGCCGAGTTCGCCGCTGACGAGGGCGAGGACGACCTCAGTCTGGAGAGCTGGCAGCGCGAGCATCGTCGCTACTGGACGCGCGTCGCCGCCGCGCGCGGAGCAGCGTGGTCGGAGGAGGACGAGATCGTCTTCGAGCGGTTCGCGGTCGTCTGGCCGCCCGAACACGCGGACTGA
- a CDS encoding HAMP domain-containing sensor histidine kinase, whose protein sequence is MAERMPPRSPDRIPRRPWRSLRARITVAATLIVAAVMVVGSLAFSALLGAEVRDTTARAAEARAQEIALRADEFGTSAVGDLDDDIAQVVDGSGRVLVASDDAEDGALPVDADGTFSSYQGDRVLVVVQSLDDDSSGRGGSRGDDDDDDEAEDAAADLRLVLAVPVEDDDATLATAALLLAGSTVLVVVVVAGVTWWVVGRALRPVNRIRREVDDISADRLDRRVAEPASGDEIAALAATMNRMLDRLDASATAQRRFVSDASHELRSPLATMRQHAELARVHPDATTLDDLAGVVTEEGLRMQDLVDGLLVLTRIDEHAPQRRDAVDLDDLALTEVSRLRAAGVTVDGSGIAPARVSGDAHLLGRVVRNLADNAARHATSKVAIGVRVTAGRAVLTVDDDGSGIPSSERARVFERFVRLDEGRARDAGGSGLGLAIVAAVVTAAGGTVTVTDAPLGGARFVVSLPAS, encoded by the coding sequence GTGGCTGAGCGGATGCCGCCGCGCTCGCCCGACCGCATCCCGCGTCGGCCGTGGCGGTCGCTCCGCGCACGGATCACCGTCGCGGCGACCCTCATCGTCGCAGCGGTCATGGTCGTCGGCTCGCTCGCCTTCTCCGCGCTGCTCGGAGCCGAGGTCCGCGACACGACCGCGCGCGCCGCCGAGGCGCGAGCGCAGGAGATCGCCCTGCGAGCCGATGAGTTCGGAACGAGCGCCGTCGGCGACCTCGATGACGACATCGCGCAGGTGGTGGACGGCTCGGGGCGTGTCCTCGTGGCCTCCGACGACGCGGAGGACGGCGCGCTCCCGGTCGACGCGGATGGCACGTTCTCCTCGTACCAGGGCGACCGGGTCCTCGTCGTGGTCCAGAGTCTCGACGACGACTCGTCCGGCCGGGGCGGATCGCGAGGGGATGACGATGACGACGATGAGGCAGAGGATGCCGCTGCGGATCTGCGGCTCGTCCTCGCTGTGCCGGTTGAGGACGACGACGCGACCCTCGCGACCGCCGCCCTGCTCCTGGCCGGATCCACCGTGCTCGTCGTGGTCGTCGTCGCCGGTGTCACCTGGTGGGTCGTCGGCCGCGCGCTGCGCCCCGTGAACCGGATCCGTCGCGAGGTCGACGACATCTCGGCGGACAGACTCGACCGGCGCGTCGCGGAACCGGCATCCGGTGACGAGATCGCCGCACTCGCGGCGACCATGAACCGCATGCTCGATCGCCTCGACGCGTCGGCCACCGCGCAACGTCGATTCGTCTCGGATGCCTCGCACGAGCTGCGCTCGCCGCTCGCGACCATGCGGCAGCATGCCGAGCTCGCCCGAGTGCACCCCGACGCGACGACCCTCGATGACCTCGCCGGTGTCGTCACCGAGGAGGGGCTGCGCATGCAGGACCTCGTCGACGGACTCCTCGTCCTCACCCGCATCGACGAGCATGCACCGCAGCGGCGCGACGCCGTCGACCTCGACGACCTCGCCCTCACCGAGGTGTCGCGCCTGCGGGCGGCGGGCGTCACGGTCGACGGGTCGGGCATCGCCCCCGCGCGCGTTTCCGGGGATGCGCATCTGCTGGGCCGCGTCGTGCGGAACCTCGCCGACAACGCCGCCCGCCACGCGACCTCGAAGGTCGCGATCGGCGTGCGGGTCACCGCCGGGCGGGCCGTGCTCACGGTCGACGACGACGGCAGCGGCATCCCGTCGTCCGAGCGAGCGCGGGTGTTCGAACGGTTCGTGCGCCTCGACGAGGGTCGGGCGCGGGATGCCGGTGGCTCGGGCCTCGGACTCGCGATCGTCGCGGCGGTGGTGACCGCCGCGGGGGGCACGGTCACGGTGACCGATGCGCCCCTCGGCGGGGCGAGGTTCGTCGTGTCGCTGCCGGCTTCCTGA
- a CDS encoding low molecular weight phosphatase family protein, translating into MKPTVLFICQHNAGRSQLGAALLEHLAGDRFTAASAGLAPAETVNPSIAATVAELGMDITGRVPRAVTPADLEAADVVVLMKPGLALPSAPRGEVLEWSFPNPESWDADAVRPLREAMSDKIQATLLTR; encoded by the coding sequence GTGAAACCGACCGTCCTGTTCATCTGTCAGCACAATGCCGGCCGCTCTCAGCTCGGCGCCGCTCTCCTCGAGCACCTTGCAGGGGACCGCTTCACCGCAGCCTCCGCCGGTCTCGCCCCGGCCGAGACGGTAAACCCTTCCATCGCTGCGACCGTTGCCGAGCTGGGAATGGACATCACGGGGCGCGTGCCCCGCGCGGTGACGCCTGCTGATCTGGAGGCTGCCGATGTCGTGGTTCTCATGAAGCCCGGGCTGGCGTTACCCAGCGCTCCGCGCGGGGAGGTCCTGGAATGGTCCTTCCCCAACCCCGAGTCCTGGGATGCCGACGCTGTCCGCCCGCTGCGCGAAGCAATGTCCGACAAGATCCAGGCGACTCTCCTCACCCGTTGA
- the arsB gene encoding ACR3 family arsenite efflux transporter, producing the protein MSNAAPATRRLSTLDRWLPLWIGLAMAGGILLGRFVPGLSELLSHLEVGGISVPIALGLLIMMYPVLAKVRYDKVAAVTGDKKLLVSSLALNWIAGPALMFALAWVFLPDLPEYRTGLIIVGLARCIAMVVIWNDLACGDREAAAVLVAINSVFQVIAFSILGWFYLTVLPGWLGLDSQGLDVSVWQIALNVLIFLGVPLAAGFASRLIGERRKGRAWYEGSFLPRIGPWALYGLLFTIVLLFALQGEQVTSRPLDVVRIAVPLLVYFAVMWFAGLITGKTLGLGYARSSTLAFTAAGNNFELAIAVAIGTFGATSGQALAGVVGPLIEVPVLVGLVYVSLWAARAWFHTDPYAISEPALERTR; encoded by the coding sequence GTGAGCAACGCAGCACCCGCTACCCGCCGCCTCTCGACCCTCGACCGGTGGCTGCCGCTGTGGATCGGCTTGGCGATGGCCGGCGGCATCCTCCTGGGCCGGTTCGTCCCGGGGCTGTCCGAACTGCTGTCACACCTTGAGGTTGGTGGGATCTCTGTTCCGATCGCGCTCGGGCTGCTGATCATGATGTACCCGGTGCTGGCGAAGGTTCGCTACGACAAGGTCGCCGCCGTGACCGGCGACAAGAAGCTGCTGGTTTCGTCGCTGGCGCTGAACTGGATCGCGGGCCCTGCCTTGATGTTCGCCCTGGCGTGGGTGTTTCTGCCGGACCTGCCCGAGTATCGGACGGGACTGATCATCGTCGGCCTGGCACGCTGCATCGCCATGGTCGTGATCTGGAACGACCTCGCGTGCGGTGACCGGGAAGCGGCCGCCGTGCTTGTTGCGATCAACTCGGTGTTCCAGGTCATCGCGTTCTCGATCCTCGGCTGGTTCTACCTCACCGTTCTCCCCGGTTGGCTCGGCCTCGACAGCCAAGGCCTGGACGTGTCCGTGTGGCAGATCGCACTCAACGTGCTCATCTTCCTCGGCGTGCCACTGGCCGCCGGGTTCGCGTCCCGTCTCATCGGGGAACGCCGCAAGGGCCGCGCCTGGTACGAGGGCTCATTCCTGCCCAGAATCGGACCGTGGGCGCTCTACGGGCTGCTGTTCACGATCGTGCTGCTGTTCGCCCTCCAGGGGGAACAGGTCACCTCCCGGCCGCTCGACGTCGTGCGGATCGCGGTTCCTCTGCTGGTGTACTTCGCCGTCATGTGGTTCGCCGGCCTCATCACCGGAAAGACCCTCGGCCTGGGCTACGCTCGCTCGTCGACGCTTGCATTCACCGCGGCGGGCAACAACTTCGAACTCGCCATCGCCGTCGCGATCGGCACCTTCGGGGCCACCTCCGGGCAGGCCCTCGCCGGTGTCGTCGGACCCTTGATCGAAGTACCCGTGCTGGTCGGCCTGGTTTACGTCTCACTGTGGGCCGCGCGGGCATGGTTCCACACCGACCCTTACGCGATCTCCGAACCTGCCCTGGAAAGGACTCGATGA
- a CDS encoding GNAT family N-acetyltransferase — MSDIAVRALTESDWPEVETIYREGIAAGNATFESGPPSWADFDQRKLQDGRLVATNPAGSVLGWVAASRVSAREVYRGVVEHSVYVADRAHGRGVGTALLTSFLRAADTADIWTVQASIFPENTASLALHERAGFRRIGHRERIAYMTHGPWAGNWRDTILIERRRP; from the coding sequence ATGAGCGACATCGCCGTACGGGCCCTGACTGAGAGCGACTGGCCCGAGGTCGAAACGATCTACCGCGAAGGCATCGCCGCCGGAAACGCGACGTTCGAAAGCGGGCCCCCATCCTGGGCCGACTTCGACCAAAGAAAGCTCCAGGATGGCCGACTCGTCGCCACCAATCCCGCCGGCTCAGTCCTCGGCTGGGTTGCCGCATCCCGCGTCTCTGCACGCGAGGTCTACCGCGGAGTCGTAGAACACTCCGTCTATGTTGCCGATCGCGCCCACGGGCGCGGCGTCGGCACAGCACTTCTCACCTCCTTCCTGCGCGCAGCTGACACCGCTGACATCTGGACGGTACAAGCAAGCATCTTCCCCGAGAACACCGCCAGCCTGGCCCTTCACGAGCGTGCCGGCTTCCGCCGCATCGGCCACCGCGAACGCATCGCGTACATGACCCACGGCCCCTGGGCAGGCAACTGGCGCGACACGATACTCATCGAGCGCCGCCGCCCCTGA
- a CDS encoding metalloregulator ArsR/SmtB family transcription factor, which yields MMSATTTEDTCAPSPTHAIGDDAAAAIATTLKALSDPLRLRMLSAIATDARGESCVCDLAELADVSQPTVSHHLKVLRDTGVLTSERRGTWVWYRIAPALRPAVTTLLDSFAPAAVAPVRAEHAGLENVDDALTRLAEALSQDYPQLDGSLVATIVRESYTALAKSARVKNHLLSLTERFARQRLTDITRDRTQGQPQVLFVCVANAGRSQLAAALLNQRSGGAVVARSAGSTPAAEIHPHVQPLIDELTLGDDEPRFPKPLTDDAVRAADVVITMGCGDVCPIIPGVRYEDWTVGDPALASAEGVAAIRDDIARRVDVLLATLTPTR from the coding sequence ATGATGAGCGCCACCACCACAGAAGACACCTGCGCCCCGTCCCCAACGCACGCGATCGGGGACGACGCGGCCGCCGCGATCGCGACGACACTGAAGGCGCTGTCCGATCCGCTGCGGTTGCGGATGCTGTCCGCGATCGCGACGGACGCGCGCGGAGAATCGTGCGTATGCGACCTCGCGGAACTGGCCGACGTGTCCCAGCCCACGGTGTCGCACCACCTGAAGGTGCTCCGCGACACCGGGGTGCTCACCTCTGAGCGACGCGGCACGTGGGTCTGGTACCGGATCGCCCCGGCCCTTCGCCCGGCGGTGACGACACTGCTCGACTCGTTCGCGCCCGCAGCCGTCGCCCCCGTCCGCGCTGAGCATGCGGGACTCGAGAACGTCGACGACGCTCTCACCCGCCTTGCAGAAGCGCTCAGTCAGGACTACCCGCAGCTCGACGGCAGCCTGGTGGCAACGATCGTGCGAGAGTCGTACACGGCCTTGGCCAAGAGCGCTCGGGTGAAGAACCACCTGTTGTCCCTCACCGAACGTTTCGCGCGCCAACGACTCACCGACATCACCCGTGACCGCACGCAGGGACAGCCGCAGGTGCTGTTTGTCTGTGTCGCGAACGCAGGTAGGTCGCAGCTCGCCGCGGCGCTGCTGAATCAGCGCTCGGGCGGCGCCGTTGTGGCGCGCTCGGCTGGATCGACCCCGGCCGCTGAGATCCACCCCCATGTGCAGCCCCTCATCGACGAGCTGACCTTAGGCGACGACGAACCGAGGTTCCCGAAACCTTTGACCGATGACGCAGTGCGCGCAGCTGACGTCGTCATCACCATGGGTTGCGGCGACGTCTGCCCCATCATCCCCGGCGTCCGTTACGAGGACTGGACCGTCGGTGACCCAGCCCTCGCCTCCGCGGAAGGCGTCGCCGCGATCCGCGACGACATTGCCCGCCGCGTCGACGTCCTGCTTGCCACACTCACCCCCACCCGCTGA
- a CDS encoding RNA polymerase sigma factor, whose amino-acid sequence MIEDAESLADETVVRALIAFRDKVLIPGRWDPAKGASLRTFLVGQCLFQFSNVYKRWLREEIRSYVEPEAPPATLDWLDDFEDDPSAPTMPDAGEAAQVKDELRRAFGKITDGWVRSAFYLHAVHGYTHAEIGEKLSMTAKAVESAMARARQQLRESKESA is encoded by the coding sequence ATGATCGAGGACGCGGAAAGCCTCGCGGACGAGACAGTCGTCCGAGCGCTGATCGCGTTCCGCGACAAGGTACTCATCCCTGGGAGATGGGATCCAGCTAAGGGGGCCTCCCTGCGAACGTTTCTCGTGGGGCAGTGCCTGTTCCAGTTCAGCAACGTCTACAAGCGGTGGCTGCGCGAAGAGATCCGGTCCTACGTTGAGCCCGAAGCACCGCCCGCCACGTTGGACTGGTTAGACGATTTCGAAGACGACCCTTCGGCGCCAACGATGCCGGATGCGGGGGAAGCAGCACAGGTCAAGGATGAGCTGCGGAGGGCTTTCGGGAAGATCACTGATGGGTGGGTCCGGTCGGCGTTCTACCTTCACGCGGTGCACGGCTACACCCACGCCGAGATCGGTGAGAAGTTGAGCATGACGGCGAAAGCGGTGGAGTCTGCGATGGCGCGGGCTCGTCAGCAGCTACGAGAGAGCAAGGAGTCAGCATGA